Below is a window of Lebetimonas sp. JH292 DNA.
TTTTACAAATGCTGTATGGAATTTGAAAAAAGAACATGTTTGGAACAGGGAAAAATGGCTTGGAATTGAACTTGCAGGTAAAAAACTCGGAATTATAGGTTTTGGAAATATAGGAAGCAGGGTGGGAGTGAGAGCAAAAGCACTTGAAATGGAAGTAATTACATATGACCCTTATATCGATCCAAGCAAAGCAACAGATTTAGGTTGTAATTATACAACCGATTTTGAGGAAATATTAAAATGTGATTTTATTACAATCCATACTCCTAAAACACCTGAAACAATAAATATGATTACAAAAAAAGAAATTGAAAAAATGAAAGACGAGGTAGTGTTAATCAATTGTGCCAGAGGAGGTTTATATAATGAAAAAGATGTTTACGAAGGATTGAAATCAGGTAAAATAAGATGGCTTGGAATAGATGTTTTTGAAAAAGAACCGGCTACAAATCATCCGTTTTTTGAGCTCGAAAACATATCTGTTACACCTCATATAGGGGCAAATACCGTAGAATCACAAAGAAGAATCGCAACCCAGGCGGCCGAAGCCATTATAGAAGCCCTCAGGGGCAGCAGTTATCCTAATGCTCTTAATCTTCCTATTAATACGGCAAATACACCTGAATGGGTTATTAAATATCTTGAACTCTCCCAAAAAATGGGATATATCCTTTCTCAAATAATTAAAAAATCAATCAAAAAAGTAAAAGTAAATTTAAGCGGGGATATCGCTAAAGAAGAAAAATCTGTTTTAACATTTACAGTAGTGGGGCTTCTTAAAAATATCACAGACAGTGTAAATTATGTAAATGCGGAATTTTTGGCCAAAGAAAAAGGAATTGAATTAAATACCCAAGAAATTAAAAACACTACTTATAAAAATTTTATCAATATAAAAATAATTACCGATGAAGGGGAATATTCCATAAGTGGCACAATGCTTGATGAATATCCGAGAATTGTTGAATTTAAAGGATTTGATTTGGAATTTGAGCCTAAAGGTAAAATGATATTCTTTAAAAATACCGACGTACCCGGGGTAATAGGTGAAGTCGGAATGACACTTGCGAAAAACAAAATAAACATTGCCGATTTCAGACTGGGCAGAAACCAAAAAGGTCAGGCAATGGCTGTTATTATTGTAGATAATCATGTTAATGAAGATGTATTAAATGAACTTAGAAACTTAAAAGCCGCTTTAAGTGTGGCTTTTGCGGAAATTTAAGGAGGAAATATGGCATACAGTATGAATGATTTAAAAAAATATTTAAATATAGAACTAGACGGTATACCTTATAAAATAGTTGAATATCATCATGTAAAACCCGGAAAAGGTGCGGCGTTTGTAAGAACAAAACTCAAAAATTTAATTGACGGCAGGGTGATAGAAAAAACATTTCATGCAGGGGATAAAGCGGATGAGCCTCATCTTGAAAGGAAAAAATATCAATATTCTTATAATGAAGGGGATATTTATTATTTTATGGATACAAATACTTATGAAATGATTCCGGTGGATGTAAGTGTTTTTGAAGAAAGTAAACAGTTTCTTTTAGACGGAATGGAAGTGGACATTTTATTTCATAACGGAAAAGTTATAGGTGTTGAGCTTCCAGGAAGTGTTGAACTTAGTGTAATTGAAACACAGCCTGTAAGCAACAAAGACAGAAGCGGGGCATGCAGAAAACCCGCAACACTCGAAACAGGGGCTGTTGTGACAGTTCCTTGTCATATTCTCGAGGGTGATAAAATAAGAGTTGATACACGTACGGGTGATTATTTGGAAAAAGTAAAATAGGCAAAAAAATGAAAAATAAATTGGCTAAAAAAATAGAAAAATCTATAAGAAATATTCCTGATTATCCTAAAAAAGGAATAATTTTTAAAGATATTACAACACTGCTTAATAACGGGGGGCTTTTTGCCGAAGTTATCGATTATTTTGCAGATAAATATAAAGATGTCGATTTTGTATGCGGGATTGAGAGCAGAGGTTTTATTTTCGGTTCGGCAATAGCCTATGCTATTAAAAAAGGTTTTGTTCCCCTTAGAAAAAAAGGAAAGCTTCCTTTTACCACTGTCAGTGAAAAATATGCATTGGAATACGGATTTGATGAAATAGAGATTCATATTGACGCTTTTAGAGAATGCCAAAATCCGAAAATTTTACTTGTTGATGATTTAATCGCAACAGGCGGAACCGCTGAAGCGGCTGTAAAACTTATTCAAAAAATCGGGGGGAAAATAGAAGCTTGTGCATTTTTAATAGAACTTGAATTTTTAGATGGGGAAAAAAGATTAAAAGAGCTTGGAGTTGAAGTGGATTCACTTTTAAAAGTTAAAAATTAAAAAGGAAATTAATGTATATTCCAAAACCTATATATGATCCTGATAAAGAAGGGCATTTTGACAAATTCGGAGGAAAATTCGTACCTGAAACATTAATGCCTGTTCTTGAAGAATTGGAAAATTTTTATAAAAGTGTGAGATTTGATAGAAATTTTTGGAAAGAAATGGATTATTATTACAAAGAATATATCGGACGTCCCACAAATTTATATTATGCTGGGAATTTAAGTAAAGAGCTTAATGCAAAAATATATTTAAAAAGAGAAGATTTAAACCATACAGGTGCGCATAAAATAAACAATACCATAGGTCAGGTGTTACTTGCAAAAAAAATGGGTAAAAAGAAAGTAATTGCAGAAACGGGTGCCGGTCAGCACGGTGTTGCAACAGCAACTGCTGCGGCACTTTTCGGACTTGAATGTGATGTTTTTATGGGTGAAAAAGATGTAAAAAGACAGGAACTCAATGTTTTTAGAATGGAGCTTTTGGGTGCAAAAGTGCATCCTGTAAAAAGCGGCAGCAGAACATTAAAAGATGCTATGAATGAAGCAATCAGATATTGGGTAAGTAATGCAAGGGATACCTTTTATGTAATAGGAACTGTTGCGGGTCCCCATCCTTATCCTATGCTTGTTAGGGATTTTCAGGCTATAATAGGATATGAGGCAAAAGCTCAGATTTTGGCAAAGGAAAATTCCCTTCCCGATTATGTAATAGCATGTATAGGGGGAGGAAGCAACGCAATGGGTGTATTTTCGCATTTTTTAGAAGAAAAAAATGTTCAATGTATTGGAGTTGAAGCAGGGGGGCTTGGAATTGAAAGTGGAAAACATGGAGCTAGTTTAAACGCTGGAAGACCTGGAGTTTTACATGGCCAAATGAGTTATCTCCTTCAGGATGAGGAAGGACAGATTAAAGAAGCTTATTCCATTTCAGCCGGACTTGATTACCCGGGAATCGGGCCGGAACATGCATTTCATTATGAAGCCGGAAGAATTAAATACGATTATATAACTGATAAAGAGGCTTTGGATGCTTTTGTATGGTTAAGTCAAAAAGAGGGAATTATTCCGGCGTTTGAGAGTTCTCATGCCGTAGCTTATTTAAAAAAATTAGAGAATATAAAAGATAAAATAGTCATTGTCAATCTTTCCGGCAGGGGAGATAAAGATATGATGAGTGCAAAAAAAATTTTGAAATTTGAAATTTAATGAAAAAATTTTTAATTTTAACACTGTTTATAAGTTTTATTTGGGCTTTTGATTTACATTCCATAAAAGAATTTTTCAGTGAAGAGAATTTAATTTATCTTCTTAAACAATACGGATATATAATTTTATTTATTTGGTGTATATTTGAAGGTGAAACCGGACTTGTTATGGCAGGTGTTTTATCACATACAGGTGATATGAATCTGGAGCTTGCCATTATTGTCGCCACACTGGGGGGATTCAGTGGAGACCAGATATATTTTTATCTCGGGAGATTTAACAGAAAATGGATTTTAAAAGAATTAACACAGCACAGAAAAAAATTTGCAAAAGCAAAACTGCTTCTTAAGAAATATGGTATATGGGTAGTTTTTATACAAAGATTTATTTATGGGATGAGAACGATTATTCCAATGACAATAGGTATTTTGAATTATGATGCAAAGAAATTTGCTTTGGTTAATTTATTTAGTGCATTTGTCTGGGCTGGTGTTACAATAATCCCAAGTTATATATTCGGCGAGGAGATTTTGGCAATTTTAAAATTCTTGAAACATCATTGGTATTTCGGTGTAACTTTTGTAATAATATTGTTTTCATTTCTTTGGTATTTAAATAAAAAAGAGGAGGATTAAATGGAATTTATTAAAGGAAAAGGTCAAGTTAAAGCAGAAATTATTATAAACGGAGCAAAAAAATTCGAAGAATACGGATTTAACGGAAAAGACGGCGAAGTTTTGGTTTTGGCTGAAAAAAAAAGAATTTATGTCGGGATTGAAAAAATCAATGCCGAAAATGTAAAAACAGCAAGTGCCCAAATTATAAAATCTCTTAAAAAATATAAATTTGAAAGTGTGGAAATTATGCCTCCAAATACCAAAAAAGAAGAAATTTTAATTTCCTTTTTTGAAGGATTTATATTAGGCGATTATGAATTTGACAAATATAAAAGTGAAAAAGCCTCTCATCCGGTTAAAAAAATAGCGATTAATTCAAAAAGAGATTTTGATGAATTAATAAAAGAAGCAAAAATAAGAGCAAATACAATAAATTTTGTAAGAGATGTCATCAATTCTGTTCCGGATGAAATAACACCGCCAAAACTTGCAGCAATTGCCGAAGATGTTGCAAAAGAAAACAGACTTGAATGTAAAATTTATGATGAAAATTATTTATATGAAAACGGATATCATGCTTTTTATGCCGTGGGAAAAGCAAGCTCAAATCCTCCAAGGCTTATTCATTTAACATATAAACCGAAAAATCCTAAAAGAAAAATTGTATTAATCGGTAAGGGGTTATGTTATGACAGCGGGGGGTTAAGCTTAAAACCCGCCGATTATATGGTAACTATGAAAAGTGATAAATCAGGTGCGGTTACAGTTCTTGGAATTATAAAAGCTGTAAGTGAGCTTAAACTCGATATAGAAGTTCATGTCATCTTGGGAGCGGCTGAAAATATGATAGGCGGAAACGCTTATAAACCCGATGATGTATTAAGGGCAAAAAATGGAAAAACTATTGAAGTCAGAAATACAGATGCCGAGGGAAGACTTGTTTTGGCTGACTGTCTGTGTTACGCTGATGAAGAAATTAAAGAATATGATGAAATTTATGATTTTGCCACTCTTACAGGAGCTTGTGTCGTAGGCCTTGGAGATTATACAGCCGGTGCAATGGGCTTTAATAAAGAAAAAATAGAAAATATTATTAAAAATGCGCAATTGGCTGGTGAACATTTTGCATATCTTCCGTTTAATAAATATTTGCCAAAACTGTTAAAGAGCAATATTGCCGATATCTGTAACATTGCTTCAAGCAGATACGGCGGTGCGCTTACTGCTGGAGTGTTTTTGAGTGAGTTTGTAAAAAATAAAGACAAATGGACTCATTTGGATATTGCCGGACCAGCATTTGTAGAAAAAGAGTGGGGATTTAATCCCCACGGTGCAAGCGGATTCGGGGTTGATACGTTTATAAACTACTTAAAATCTCTTTGATTCTCCTTCTTATTTTCCCAAAATAAAAAATAATTAAAATAAGATATAATTTCATAAAAACTAAGGAGAAAATATATATGAAAGTTGGAATTGTCGGACTGCCTAATGTTGGAAAATCCACCACGTTTAATGCACTTACAAAAACACAAAATGCTGAAGCTCAAAATTATCCGTTTTGTACAATAGAACCTAATAAAGCTATAGTTCCTGTACCGGATGAAAGAGTTGACGAGCTTGCCAAAATAGTAAATCCAAATAGAATTCAATATTCAACCATAGAATTTGTAGATATTGCGGGACTTGTCAAAGGTGCAAGTAAAGGTGAGGGTCTTGGAAACCAGTTTCTGGCAAACATTCGTGAGACAGATATAATTTTGCATATGGTCAGATGTTTTGAAAATCCTAATGTTATTCATGTGGAAAACAGCGTAGATCCCATAAGGGATGTGGAAATAATAGAACAGGAACTTTTATATGCCGATATTCAGACTCTTGAAAGAAGGATAGAAAGACTACAAAAACAGGCAAAAGGAAGCAAAGAAGCTAAAGCCCAGCTTGAGTTAGCCGAGGAGCTTATGGAATGGCTGGCTGAGGGAAATCCGGTCAGTACTTTTCCAAAAAAAGATGAAGATGCTTTTAAAATACTTGAAAGAGAACTCAGTTTTTTAACAAATAAAGAAATATTTTACGGAGCAAATGTTGATGAAGAGGGATTGGCTGAGGACAATGAATATGTAAAAGCTCTAAAAGAATATGCAAATAAAAACAACAGGGAAGTAATAAAACTATGTGCGAAAATAGAAGAAGAAATGGTCGGAATGAGCGATGAGGAAAGAAAAGAATTTTTAGAGAGTATGGGGGCAAGCGAAAGCGGACTTGATCAGATTATCAAAAAAGCGTATGAAAAACTAAATTTGATAAGTTATTTTACGGCAGGAAAAATTGAAGTTAGAAGCTGGACGATTAAAAAAGGTACAAAAGCCCCTCAGGCGGCCGGAGTAATACACACAGATTTTGAAAAAGGATTTATCAGGGCCGAAGTTATAAGTTATGAGGATTTTATAAAATATAATGGCGAACAGGGTGCAAAAGAAGCCGGCGTTATGAGGCTGGAAGGAAAAGAATATATTGTAAAAGACGGTGATGTAATGCATTTTAGGTTTAATGTATGAAAGTAGAAATAACTAAAGAGGCTTTCCAAAAATTAAAAAAAAGATTTCCATGGGTTTATAAAAACGAACTGATAAATATTCCCGATTGCGACAAAGGAAGTGTTGTCGATTTGATTTATAACGGAGAATATGTGGCAACTGCTTTTATAAACCCTTTAAGTAAGATCAGTGCAAGGGTTATAAGTTTTGAAAAAACACAAATTGAGAGGAAATTTTTTTATGAAAGAATTAAAAAAGCTTTAAAAAACAGGGGTGCCGATTTAAATAGTAAAAATATTATGTTAAGTTTGGAGAAAAAATTTTATTCTAATTCTCTTAGACTTATACACTCAGAAGCGGATTTTCTACCGGGACTTATCGTAGACAAATACGGAGATAATCTTGTTGTTTCTTTTACAACTGCCGGAATGGATAATTTTAAGGGCGTTATTATTGAAATTTTAATAGATTTGTTAAATCCAAAAGGCATATATGAAAAAGGTGATAAAATAAGGCAAAAAGAGGGATTAGAAATTATAAATGAAACTCTTTTTGGAAATGTGGATGATGAATTTTTGATAATTGAAAATGATAAAAAATTTTTAACCAATTTAAAAGAAGGTCAAAAAACAGGGTTTTTTCTTGATCAGAGAAAAAACAGAAAAATTGTAGGTGAATATGGTAATAAAAAGATATTAGATTTGTTTGCAAACGCAGGAGGATTTGGAATATATGCAAATGCCCATTTTACTAAATTTGTAGAAATTTCTGCTTTAGCCTGTTCTCAGATAGAAAAAAACTGCGAATTAAATAATATTAACAATTATGAAATAATAAAAGCCGATGTATTTAAATTTTTGGAAAATGAAAAAGAGAAATATGATTTAATAATAATTGATCCTCCGGCATTTGCAAAAAATAAAAAAGCTAAAAGAGGTGCGCTTAAAGGATGGAAATATTTAATTGTAAATTCGCTTAATATTCTTGAAAATAATGGATATTTGGCACTTTTTAGCTGTTCTAATGCCATTAATTCAAGAGACTTGTTGGATTTGGCGTTAAGTAGTAGTATAATAAACAAATGCAATTTGGAAGTTATTGAATTTCTTAAACAGGATGTTGACCATCCGTATATTTTGAATATTCCAAATTCGCTTTATTTAACAGGAGTACTCTTAAGGAGGGTATAATGAAAAAATTTTTATTTATCAGACATTCTTTGGCGATGGAAAAGTATGAGTTTAGAGGACATGACTTTGACAGG
It encodes the following:
- the serA gene encoding phosphoglycerate dehydrogenase, giving the protein MKVVICDPIHKTGFEILKKAKDIELVDASRLSKDELLNVIEDADGVITRSPTPVNEKFLTSAKKLKAIVRAGVGVDNVDIKSCSKRGIIVMNVPTANTLAAVELTMAHLFAGARSFTNAVWNLKKEHVWNREKWLGIELAGKKLGIIGFGNIGSRVGVRAKALEMEVITYDPYIDPSKATDLGCNYTTDFEEILKCDFITIHTPKTPETINMITKKEIEKMKDEVVLINCARGGLYNEKDVYEGLKSGKIRWLGIDVFEKEPATNHPFFELENISVTPHIGANTVESQRRIATQAAEAIIEALRGSSYPNALNLPINTANTPEWVIKYLELSQKMGYILSQIIKKSIKKVKVNLSGDIAKEEKSVLTFTVVGLLKNITDSVNYVNAEFLAKEKGIELNTQEIKNTTYKNFINIKIITDEGEYSISGTMLDEYPRIVEFKGFDLEFEPKGKMIFFKNTDVPGVIGEVGMTLAKNKINIADFRLGRNQKGQAMAVIIVDNHVNEDVLNELRNLKAALSVAFAEI
- the efp gene encoding elongation factor P is translated as MAYSMNDLKKYLNIELDGIPYKIVEYHHVKPGKGAAFVRTKLKNLIDGRVIEKTFHAGDKADEPHLERKKYQYSYNEGDIYYFMDTNTYEMIPVDVSVFEESKQFLLDGMEVDILFHNGKVIGVELPGSVELSVIETQPVSNKDRSGACRKPATLETGAVVTVPCHILEGDKIRVDTRTGDYLEKVK
- a CDS encoding adenine phosphoribosyltransferase, producing MKNKLAKKIEKSIRNIPDYPKKGIIFKDITTLLNNGGLFAEVIDYFADKYKDVDFVCGIESRGFIFGSAIAYAIKKGFVPLRKKGKLPFTTVSEKYALEYGFDEIEIHIDAFRECQNPKILLVDDLIATGGTAEAAVKLIQKIGGKIEACAFLIELEFLDGEKRLKELGVEVDSLLKVKN
- the trpB gene encoding tryptophan synthase subunit beta produces the protein MYIPKPIYDPDKEGHFDKFGGKFVPETLMPVLEELENFYKSVRFDRNFWKEMDYYYKEYIGRPTNLYYAGNLSKELNAKIYLKREDLNHTGAHKINNTIGQVLLAKKMGKKKVIAETGAGQHGVATATAAALFGLECDVFMGEKDVKRQELNVFRMELLGAKVHPVKSGSRTLKDAMNEAIRYWVSNARDTFYVIGTVAGPHPYPMLVRDFQAIIGYEAKAQILAKENSLPDYVIACIGGGSNAMGVFSHFLEEKNVQCIGVEAGGLGIESGKHGASLNAGRPGVLHGQMSYLLQDEEGQIKEAYSISAGLDYPGIGPEHAFHYEAGRIKYDYITDKEALDAFVWLSQKEGIIPAFESSHAVAYLKKLENIKDKIVIVNLSGRGDKDMMSAKKILKFEI
- a CDS encoding DedA family protein, whose product is MKKFLILTLFISFIWAFDLHSIKEFFSEENLIYLLKQYGYIILFIWCIFEGETGLVMAGVLSHTGDMNLELAIIVATLGGFSGDQIYFYLGRFNRKWILKELTQHRKKFAKAKLLLKKYGIWVVFIQRFIYGMRTIIPMTIGILNYDAKKFALVNLFSAFVWAGVTIIPSYIFGEEILAILKFLKHHWYFGVTFVIILFSFLWYLNKKEED
- a CDS encoding leucyl aminopeptidase translates to MEFIKGKGQVKAEIIINGAKKFEEYGFNGKDGEVLVLAEKKRIYVGIEKINAENVKTASAQIIKSLKKYKFESVEIMPPNTKKEEILISFFEGFILGDYEFDKYKSEKASHPVKKIAINSKRDFDELIKEAKIRANTINFVRDVINSVPDEITPPKLAAIAEDVAKENRLECKIYDENYLYENGYHAFYAVGKASSNPPRLIHLTYKPKNPKRKIVLIGKGLCYDSGGLSLKPADYMVTMKSDKSGAVTVLGIIKAVSELKLDIEVHVILGAAENMIGGNAYKPDDVLRAKNGKTIEVRNTDAEGRLVLADCLCYADEEIKEYDEIYDFATLTGACVVGLGDYTAGAMGFNKEKIENIIKNAQLAGEHFAYLPFNKYLPKLLKSNIADICNIASSRYGGALTAGVFLSEFVKNKDKWTHLDIAGPAFVEKEWGFNPHGASGFGVDTFINYLKSL
- the ychF gene encoding redox-regulated ATPase YchF, translating into MYMKVGIVGLPNVGKSTTFNALTKTQNAEAQNYPFCTIEPNKAIVPVPDERVDELAKIVNPNRIQYSTIEFVDIAGLVKGASKGEGLGNQFLANIRETDIILHMVRCFENPNVIHVENSVDPIRDVEIIEQELLYADIQTLERRIERLQKQAKGSKEAKAQLELAEELMEWLAEGNPVSTFPKKDEDAFKILERELSFLTNKEIFYGANVDEEGLAEDNEYVKALKEYANKNNREVIKLCAKIEEEMVGMSDEERKEFLESMGASESGLDQIIKKAYEKLNLISYFTAGKIEVRSWTIKKGTKAPQAAGVIHTDFEKGFIRAEVISYEDFIKYNGEQGAKEAGVMRLEGKEYIVKDGDVMHFRFNV
- a CDS encoding class I SAM-dependent rRNA methyltransferase — translated: MKVEITKEAFQKLKKRFPWVYKNELINIPDCDKGSVVDLIYNGEYVATAFINPLSKISARVISFEKTQIERKFFYERIKKALKNRGADLNSKNIMLSLEKKFYSNSLRLIHSEADFLPGLIVDKYGDNLVVSFTTAGMDNFKGVIIEILIDLLNPKGIYEKGDKIRQKEGLEIINETLFGNVDDEFLIIENDKKFLTNLKEGQKTGFFLDQRKNRKIVGEYGNKKILDLFANAGGFGIYANAHFTKFVEISALACSQIEKNCELNNINNYEIIKADVFKFLENEKEKYDLIIIDPPAFAKNKKAKRGALKGWKYLIVNSLNILENNGYLALFSCSNAINSRDLLDLALSSSIINKCNLEVIEFLKQDVDHPYILNIPNSLYLTGVLLRRV